A single Lactuca sativa cultivar Salinas chromosome 8, Lsat_Salinas_v11, whole genome shotgun sequence DNA region contains:
- the LOC111909489 gene encoding protein ALP1-like encodes MLYQGQFTRGDHGHPTVILEAVASQDKWIWHAFFGSPGSINDFNVLNHSPIFNNIYDGSAPDSSYEVRRTPYKYGYYLVNEIYPEYVVFVKSFTCPYGSRRKKFKRAQERAKKDVERAFGALKKRWFILKKPTVNLGEEKLQEIMYTCLILHNMIIEDEARAICAFDEEETIPETQPIKIGGEEYMNMRAEIRCTETFHNLRNDLMKHIYGVQNINLNLDPPDDSEDEFLKNDFM; translated from the coding sequence ATGTTATATCAAGGGCAATTTACCCGAGGTGATCATGGTCACCCAACGGTCATACTTGAAGCAGTTGCATCACAAGATAAGTGGATTTGGCATGCTTTTTTTGGTTCTCCTGGTTCGATTAACGACTTCAACGTTCTTAATCATTCACCTATATTTAACAACATATACGATGGATCTGCACCAGATTCTTCTTATGAAGTGCGTAGAACACCATATAAGTATGGTTATTATCTGGTCAATGAAATCTATCCTGAGTATGTTGTGTTTGTTAAATCGTTTACGTGTCCATATGGTTCTAGACGAAAAAAATTCAAGAGAGCTCAAGAAAGAGCTAAGAAGGATGTTGAACGTGCTTTTGGAGCTCTGAAGAAACGGTGGTTCATATTGAAAAAACCAACAGTTAATTTAGGCGAGGAAAAACTTCAAGAAATCATGTATACATGTCTCATATTGCATAACATGATTATTGAAGACGAAGCAAGAGCAATATGTGCGTTTGACGAGGAAGAAACCATACCAGAGACACAACCAATAAAAATTGGTGGCGAAGAGTATATGAACATGAGAGCAGAGATACGTTGCACTGAAACATTTCACAATCTTCGCAATGACTTAATGAAACACATTTACGGGGTTCAAAACATTAACCTTAATTTGGATCCACCGGATGATTCCGAAGACGAGTTCTTGAAGAACGACTTTATGTAG
- the LOC111909490 gene encoding uncharacterized protein LOC111909490, with protein MSSSSSSEEFQTIFNVVVACAQMTEQTHDALCNNTAASSQRKTRRYIFRNREEANQHLIQDYFQENATYQGYYFRRRFRMFKGLYERIVEDVTRECNFFQQCYDARDTPGFTPLQKCTTTLRQLAYDIPSDVLDKTSGMSARTARDSLHYFCKTVIQFYGPKYLRKPTRNNILQLQAHHASVHEFPGML; from the coding sequence atgtcatcttcttcatcttctgaagaATTTCAGACTATTTTTAATGTTGTTGTTGCGTGTGCTCAAATGACGGAACAAACACACGATGCTTTATGCAATAACACAGCTGCAAGTTCTCAACGGAAAACACGAAGATATATTTTCAGAAATCGTGAAGAAGCCAACCAACATTTGATACAAGACTATTTTCAAGAGAATGCCACTTATCAAGGGTATTATTTCCGTAGACGCTTCAGAATGTTCAAAGGTTTATACGAACGTATAGTTGAAGATGTAACGAGGGAGTGCAATTTTTTTCAACAATGCTACGATGCTAGAGATACACCCGGTTTCACTCCCTTACAAAAATGCACAACCACACTTCGTCAGTTAGCATATGACATTCCGTCTGATGTGTTAGACAAAACTTCTGGGATGTCTGCTAGGACCGCACGAGACAGTCTCCATTATTTCTGCAAAACTGTGATTCAGTTTTATGGTCCTAAATATTTACGTAAGCCTACACGTAATAACATCTTGCAATTGCAAGCTCATCATGCTAGTGTGCATGAGTTTCCTGGAATGCTATGA